DNA from Pelobacter propionicus DSM 2379:
GCTATCGTACTCGCCCATCCCCGGAATTCCGGGCGGTGGGAGGGATTTCCGCCGGCGCCACTGCGGCGCTTTCCCTGGCCATCAACCATCCCGACCTGTTTGGTAAGTGCATGGCCCAGTCGACGGCCACGAAACTCGCCCCCCTGATCAAGCTGGCGCGGAGCGGTCCGAAAGCGCCCATCAGGGTCTACCTGGATGTTGGGCGTTTCGAGTCCGACTATCACGGGAAAGACCTGGTGGAGGCCAGCCATCGCATCCGGGATGCGCTTGTAGCACATGGCTGCCCGGTCCATCTGCGTGAGGTCAACGAGGGGCATGGCTGGAGAAACTGGCGGGCGCGCATGGGTGAGGCCCTGGAATTCCTGTTCGCGTCCCTGTCCGCCATGGAGCGGGGAGAATAGATTGATGGAGGATCGGATATGAAGCGGTTACTCGTTTGTCTCGTGCTGGTTTTCATGCCGGCGCTGTCTGCCGGGCCGTGTCATGGGGGGGGAACCAAGCCCGCAGTGATGAAGACCATCACCGACATGGATGACCGGAGAATCCAGGTGCCGGTCAACCCGAAGCGGATCGTCTGCATGCATGGCGTCTCTTCGGAGCGAATCATGATTCTCGGCAAAGGGTCCAGCATGACGCTGATGGCAACAAAGCCGTCACCCTGGGCATACCGGCTGTACCCTGAAATGAAGCAGGTCAGAACTGTGCCGTTTCCGGCTACCCCCAATCTGGAAGATATGGTGAAGGAGAAGGTCGATCTGCTGCTCTATTCGCCCATACCGGTTGAAACGCGAAAGTACCATGCGGTGGGGATACGGACGGCGTGCGGCTTTTCAGCCGGGAAACGGCCGAGAACCATTCCCGGCTTCACGGAAAACTTCAAGCGGCAGATCCGTTTCTTCGGTGAACTGCTGGGACCGGAGGCCAGGTTGCGGGCCGACCGGTACTGTCGCTACTTTGACCGGAAAGTCGGTCAGATCCTTGCCAGGACCTCCAGGATAGCCAGAAAGGACCGGCCGACCGTTTACTATGGCGGCAGGGTTGCCATAGGGGGAGGAGGGGCCAGTCTCCTGGCCACCCAGGGCAACGGGAGCGTCCTGCACTGGAATGTGGAGGTGGCGGGAGGCAATTACCTGCCCCGGGCGATTGATCAGAATTTTGCCGAAGTGAACCGGGAACTCCTCCTGACCTGGAATCCGGACCTGATCCTGGTCAGTGGCTGGAAGAATTCGGCTGACGATATCAGGAAAAGCCGTCAGTGGGAGGGGCTCAAGGCGGTCAGGAACGGGAGTATCTATACCATTCCCCAGGGGGTCTTCGCTTGGGAGTATGCCAGCGGGGAGAGTGTGCTGCTGATGATCTACATGGCCAAGATCTTTCACCCCCACCTGTTCCGGGACTGGGACATGAAGCAGGAGATGAGGGAGTTCTACTCCCAAGTATACGGAAAGAACATCACGGACCGTGACGCGGAGCGGATCCTGCGTAACCTGCCGCCGGCGTGAATATGGGGCGTGCAGTTCCGCGGAAGAAGGGTGTATCCGCTTTTTGAGAAAGGAATCTTTCGGCCAGGTTGTCGAATATGAATCTTCTCCGGCCCTGAGGTCCGGTTTTACGTCCGGATACGTCCACCGGGCTCTGCCGGAAGGTGCGAGTACGGAGAAAAGATCTAGGAGTCTGTCGGGCTTAACGCATTCAGCCGTCATCTCCAGGGCGTTTTCAATTGGTTAACCTGCTGTATTTATTGAATAAGTCGTCAGCTTTAGCTTGCGTTTTCTTGGTGTATCCCGTATATTTGTCCGGTAATATCAACTGGTTAGGTATCGGGGTTGACTATGAAATCAAAGTTTATTGAAGTTGACCGGGAAACACCCTATCTGCTCCCGCCATCGCTGCAGGATTGGCTACCAGAAAAGCACTTGGCCCGGTTTGTGGTCGAAATTGTCGAACAGCTCGACCTGCGCTCTTTGAAAGCTACCTATGCCGGCCGAGGCTCGCAGCCCTATAACCCTGAGATGCTGGTAGCATTGTTGTTTTACGGTTATGCGACAGGCGTATTCTCCAGCCGGAAGCTTGAGCGCAGCACCTACGACTCCGTGGCATTCCGGTTCATAGCGGCAAACAGTCATCCTGACCACGATACCATTGCCACCTTCCGCCGGCGTTTTCTGCCGCAACTGAACAAGCTGTTTGCCCAGATTCTGCTGATCGCTCATCAGATGGAGGTGCTGAAACTGGGCAACGTTAGTTTGGATGGCAGCAAAATCAAGGCGAACGCCTCCAAGCACAAGGCGCTGAGCTATGAGCATGCCTGCAAGCTTGAAGAGCAGATCAAGGCTGAGGTTGGCGAACTGCTCAAAAAGGCCGAGGCAGCGGACCGTGCCGATATTCCGGACGGCATGAACATCCCCGAAGAACTGGAACGTCGGGAAAAGCGTCTTTCCGCCATTGCCGCAGCCAAGGTCGAGATCGAAAAACGAGCCGCTGAGCGCCATGCTCGTGAACAGGCCGCTTATGAGAAGAAAGTCGCCGAACGGGCCAAGAAGGAGCAGGCAACGGGCAAGAAGGCCAAGGGGAAAGAGCCGAAACCGCCCAAATCCGGCCCCACTGCCAAAGATCAGGTCAATCTGACCGATGAAGAGTCGCGGATCATGCCGACCTCCGGTGGCGGATTCGAGCAGACTTACAACGTCCAGGCCGGTGTGGATACAGCATCAAAGCTCATCGTTTCGGCCCATGTTACCCAGAATCCCAATGACAAACAGGAGCTGACACCGACCCTGGAGAACCTGGCGGCGCTGCCTGAGAAGCTTGGCAAGGCAACCGATCTGGTAGCTGACAGTGGCTACTTCAGCGAAACCAATGTAACTGCCTGTGAGGAGAACGGGATAACTCCCTACATTGCCGTAGACCGGCAGAGTCACAACGTGCCACTGATGGAGCGCTTTGCCGAACCGCCGCCGTTACCCGAAGATGCCGATTCCGTGGCCAGAATGAAGCATCGCCTGAAGACACCTTCCGGCAAGGCGATCTACGCCCAGCGAAAAGTCACCTCGGAACCGGTCTTCGGCATCATCAAGGCGGTCATGGGATTCAGAAGCTTTCTTCTTCGTGGCTTTGAAGCAGTAAAAGGCGAATGGAACCTCGTCTGCATGGCCTACAACATCAAACGGCTGCATGTCTTGGCCGGATAGAATGAGAAATAGCGAAAATCAGCCTGTAATAACCGCAGTCATCGCTGAAAGGGCTGAATTAACCAGGTTGCCGGTGGGAAGACGAACACATACGGAACTTTTTTAATCGGCTTGGCCACAAAAGAGGGCGCCCCTGAGGTCAAGCCCGACAGACTCCTAGAGACAATGAATACGCGTAAAGCATTCTGGCGTGCCGTAGGGATGTGTTTCATAAGAACATGAAATGGTGTTTCTTAACTGCTTGATATTTTATGAGAAGAGGAGAGGAAACGTGAAACAGCGATGGTGCGCCTGTATGCGCTTACCCAGGAGACCTGGCTTGGTGGCGCCGGTACTGGCGCTGACGATGATGTCGTCGCCGGCCCTGGCTGATGAACAAGTGACGAAGAGTGAAGAAAACGGTGACGTATTTACCTTGGGCAGGGTAGAAGTGATCGGCACGTCCGAGAGCATCAAACACCCCGCAGTGGAAGTGGTCAGTAGCGAGGACATGCTCCAGTTTGATACCGAAACCATCTCCGAGGCGGCCAACCTGGTTCCCGGCGTCACGCTTTCCCGAAAGGGGGGGCGGAATGAGTCGACGGTCTACGTGCGTGGTTTCGATTTGCGGCGTACCCCCCTCTATCTTGATGGAATCCCGATCTATTTTCCCTACGATGGCTACCCGGACCTGGGACGCTTCTTTACCTATGATCTGTCGGAACTGGTCATCTCCAAGGGCTTTGCGTCAGTGCTCTACGGCCCCAACACCATGGGGGGCGCCATCAACATGGTTTCCAGACGTCCCACCAGGGAGTTCGAGGGGGATGCCGGCGCCGGCTATAGCTCTGTGGACCAGTACCACACGTTCGCAAACTTCGGAACCAGGCAAAAGAACTGGTATTTCCAGGGGGGCGGCTCTTGGTTCGGCAGCAACGGCTTCGAAATGTCGGAACACTTTCACAACAGAACGTACGAGAACGGAGGCAAGCGCAATAACGCCTTTCAGGAGGATTGGAAGGTCAGCGGCAAACTGGGGCTGACACCCAACAGCACCGACGAATATGCCCTGACCTACATCTATCAGAACGGTGAAAAGGGGCAGCCACTCTATACCGGAGACAATCCTGACGAAAAAATCAAGTTCTGGCGCTGGCCCTACTGGAGGAAGCAGAGCCTGTACTTCACCTCGCACACCGCCATTGGTGACAAGAGCTACCTCAAGACGCGCACCTATTATGACAAGTTCAAGAACTCATTGGAGTATTTCACCGATTCCACCTACAGCGCACTGGACAAGAACATGGGCTACAGGAGCAGATACGACGACTCTACGGTCGGCTGCT
Protein-coding regions in this window:
- a CDS encoding ABC transporter substrate-binding protein produces the protein MKRLLVCLVLVFMPALSAGPCHGGGTKPAVMKTITDMDDRRIQVPVNPKRIVCMHGVSSERIMILGKGSSMTLMATKPSPWAYRLYPEMKQVRTVPFPATPNLEDMVKEKVDLLLYSPIPVETRKYHAVGIRTACGFSAGKRPRTIPGFTENFKRQIRFFGELLGPEARLRADRYCRYFDRKVGQILARTSRIARKDRPTVYYGGRVAIGGGGASLLATQGNGSVLHWNVEVAGGNYLPRAIDQNFAEVNRELLLTWNPDLILVSGWKNSADDIRKSRQWEGLKAVRNGSIYTIPQGVFAWEYASGESVLLMIYMAKIFHPHLFRDWDMKQEMREFYSQVYGKNITDRDAERILRNLPPA
- a CDS encoding IS1182 family transposase, whose protein sequence is MKSKFIEVDRETPYLLPPSLQDWLPEKHLARFVVEIVEQLDLRSLKATYAGRGSQPYNPEMLVALLFYGYATGVFSSRKLERSTYDSVAFRFIAANSHPDHDTIATFRRRFLPQLNKLFAQILLIAHQMEVLKLGNVSLDGSKIKANASKHKALSYEHACKLEEQIKAEVGELLKKAEAADRADIPDGMNIPEELERREKRLSAIAAAKVEIEKRAAERHAREQAAYEKKVAERAKKEQATGKKAKGKEPKPPKSGPTAKDQVNLTDEESRIMPTSGGGFEQTYNVQAGVDTASKLIVSAHVTQNPNDKQELTPTLENLAALPEKLGKATDLVADSGYFSETNVTACEENGITPYIAVDRQSHNVPLMERFAEPPPLPEDADSVARMKHRLKTPSGKAIYAQRKVTSEPVFGIIKAVMGFRSFLLRGFEAVKGEWNLVCMAYNIKRLHVLAG
- a CDS encoding TonB-dependent receptor plug domain-containing protein, with the translated sequence MKQRWCACMRLPRRPGLVAPVLALTMMSSPALADEQVTKSEENGDVFTLGRVEVIGTSESIKHPAVEVVSSEDMLQFDTETISEAANLVPGVTLSRKGGRNESTVYVRGFDLRRTPLYLDGIPIYFPYDGYPDLGRFFTYDLSELVISKGFASVLYGPNTMGGAINMVSRRPTREFEGDAGAGYSSVDQYHTFANFGTRQKNWYFQGGGSWFGSNGFEMSEHFHNRTYENGGKRNNAFQEDWKVSGKLGLTPNSTDEYALTYIYQNGEKGQPLYTGDNPDEKIKFWRWPYWRKQSLYFTSHTAIGDKSYLKTRTYYDKFKNSLEYFTDSTYSALDKNMGYRSRYDDSTVGCSLEVGTSLIANNELKMAFHFKDDVHREETLTTPRQRFEDRVYSFALEDTIRFTEKLSAIIGVSYDILDGVQAHKYDSKSTAYFDAPLADEDALNPQGTLMYSYSDTGKAHASVAMKTRFASMKERTTMGLDGTTIPNPDLKPETTINYELGVQDVIAGLVKVKSSFFFNDIRDYIEGVVIGSVLVNGKPKDQKQIRNIGRVQRYGYELEAVAPISDRIEAGFNYTLMYNKNRSGDEPITDLPKHKFFVYGTYSPVKALTLLASLEYDTKRYGDAGYNAGEFVVINTKASYEPLKGVMVEVGVNNLLDRDYELAEGYPEPGRTFFVQARYKW